The following proteins are encoded in a genomic region of Antricoccus suffuscus:
- a CDS encoding aspartate aminotransferase family protein, with the protein MSNQRTTVDTYGDLRGRLPKSSGYHDRVSRVIPLGLASRARNRDVQVTMDNASGAYLTDIDGNRYVDCFLALGPMFFGNSPRPVIDAVTDSINTALQFSGQNLNEARLAERVLALQPWADKLTFANTGSEAVQSALRIARGTTGRNVIVKFEGHYHGWIDPVFVNTPGTPLTAHHGGKVEIAHTNHGLAVPGNIVVANWGDLDSFTQLMAEIGDQVAAVIIEASVSGAGNYLPPPGLMEGIKSVTHKHGGLVILDEVITGFRFAPGGIASILDFQPDLATYAKAIGSGFPIALVAGTDAAMESVLDGRVTIGGTYNATPSSVAAALAVLDMIEDGGNAMYARVNGLAKRLATGFEQAAADMSVPIKVNHLASLVKVFFGRTDFKNSYSDLITSDSAAMADVSERMLAHGTYVAPKGMFFLSTEHTERDIDTIIRGFHSALEERGGAGSHGLRTR; encoded by the coding sequence ATGTCTAATCAACGAACTACTGTCGACACCTACGGCGACTTACGAGGACGCCTCCCGAAGTCGTCGGGATATCACGACCGCGTGTCGAGAGTTATACCGCTAGGACTCGCCTCGCGAGCACGAAACCGAGACGTACAGGTAACTATGGACAACGCGTCTGGCGCATACCTCACCGACATAGATGGCAATCGTTACGTAGATTGTTTTCTCGCGCTCGGCCCCATGTTCTTCGGCAACTCCCCGCGACCAGTAATCGACGCGGTGACGGATTCGATCAATACTGCACTGCAGTTCTCCGGACAGAACCTCAACGAAGCAAGACTCGCAGAGCGAGTGCTGGCCCTTCAGCCGTGGGCGGACAAGTTGACCTTCGCTAACACAGGCAGCGAGGCAGTACAGTCCGCGCTCCGGATAGCGCGTGGCACAACGGGCCGGAATGTCATCGTCAAGTTCGAGGGCCATTACCATGGCTGGATCGACCCAGTATTCGTGAACACGCCTGGAACGCCGCTCACAGCACACCACGGCGGCAAAGTCGAAATCGCGCACACCAACCACGGGCTTGCGGTGCCGGGAAACATAGTAGTCGCCAACTGGGGTGACCTCGATTCATTCACACAGTTGATGGCCGAAATCGGCGACCAGGTGGCTGCGGTCATAATCGAAGCGTCAGTCTCGGGCGCAGGCAACTATCTGCCGCCCCCTGGACTGATGGAGGGCATTAAAAGCGTCACCCACAAGCACGGTGGACTTGTAATTCTGGATGAAGTAATCACTGGGTTTCGATTCGCGCCAGGGGGGATCGCGAGTATTCTTGACTTCCAGCCCGACCTCGCCACATATGCGAAGGCAATCGGCTCTGGTTTCCCCATTGCCCTAGTCGCAGGGACGGACGCAGCAATGGAATCCGTGTTGGACGGCCGAGTCACTATCGGTGGAACGTACAACGCGACCCCATCCTCCGTCGCGGCGGCCCTCGCCGTACTAGATATGATCGAGGACGGCGGCAACGCGATGTATGCCAGAGTCAACGGACTGGCGAAACGTCTAGCGACCGGCTTTGAACAGGCTGCGGCGGATATGAGCGTGCCGATCAAGGTTAACCACCTCGCATCACTGGTCAAAGTATTCTTCGGACGCACTGATTTCAAGAACTCATACTCAGATCTGATTACATCAGATTCCGCTGCCATGGCCGACGTGTCCGAACGAATGTTGGCGCATGGTACCTACGTCGCACCTAAAGGAATGTTCTTCCTGAGCACCGAACACACTGAACGCGATATCGACACGATCATTCGAGGGTTCCATTCGGCATTGGAGGAGAGAGGCGGCGCGGGGAGTCACGGGCTGAGGACTCGGTGA
- a CDS encoding TetR/AcrR family transcriptional regulator, whose product MLGNTLTVESAIEEYRRRYAAAEAAHNGSRSDLRQKIMDATLELAASEGVAGASVRKIASAVEMRVATMYSYFPGGKDELVSEAMLQRVQEFYANQASGLRSDDQAIENLRSLVFRHVRWSLDHPKSTPAWEVIVASDRISPVLSEHVRSELERMATDYRALLVRLLLVLGVEAPDTAGFAEMLVILCNDAFRWTGRGQRLQQPLAAEEFAWIAIRGAINLRDTNRSHSHSVRPH is encoded by the coding sequence ATGTTAGGCAATACGTTGACGGTCGAGAGTGCGATTGAGGAGTATCGGCGGCGCTATGCTGCCGCCGAAGCGGCGCATAACGGCAGCAGGAGCGACCTGCGCCAGAAGATCATGGACGCCACCCTCGAGCTGGCTGCATCCGAAGGGGTTGCGGGTGCTTCGGTCAGAAAGATCGCGTCTGCCGTCGAAATGCGCGTCGCGACGATGTACTCCTACTTTCCCGGCGGCAAGGACGAGCTAGTCTCCGAGGCAATGCTTCAGCGCGTGCAGGAGTTCTATGCGAATCAAGCGAGCGGTCTGCGATCTGACGACCAAGCAATCGAGAACCTGCGCAGTCTCGTCTTCCGGCACGTCAGGTGGTCACTCGACCATCCGAAGTCAACCCCGGCGTGGGAAGTTATCGTCGCATCAGACCGCATCTCCCCCGTCCTATCTGAGCACGTTCGCAGCGAACTAGAGCGAATGGCGACCGATTACCGGGCCCTGCTTGTTCGCCTTCTCCTCGTCCTCGGGGTCGAGGCTCCCGATACGGCGGGATTCGCGGAAATGCTTGTCATTCTCTGCAATGACGCTTTTAGATGGACCGGCCGCGGACAGCGACTACAACAGCCCCTCGCCGCCGAAGAATTTGCGTGGATCGCGATACGAGGAGCGATCAACCTACGCGACACCAACCGCTCACACTCGCATTCGGTACGGCCTCACTGA
- a CDS encoding ABC transporter ATP-binding protein, with product MPLLDVSGFRVTAVGIDASVDLVDNVSFSVERGETLCIVGESGSGKTVTALSLMRLLEFTSSVELSGEARFDGFDLVGASRREMSQIRGRRVSMIFQECMEALNPTKRIGPQLVEAAHGMQESRAREKAADLLAQVGISDPESCLGMYPHQLSGGMQQRAMIAMSLMCDPELLIADEPTTALDVTIQAEILTLLLNLQRERNMAIILITHDMGIAAEVADKIAVMYAGRLVEEGACQQMLLAPKHPYTKALLDCIPRPGRVGRGDLMTIPGFVPSPAEQLGGCRYADRCAFVTEECTGTEPQLAVTSGAPTGRSGATNPETRMRRVACWNPLAIDNASMARLAADVTSEAPDNRRRVGEPTRPGYLALGSVSKVYAGNARSESMKSNSTAGLSAVRAVDDVSFTFRRGEFFCLVGESGSGKTTLGRLISRLEPVTTGTLTLDGADVTHLRGRSADRNFRRHVQVIFQDPNGSLDPRQTVGQALAEPLKSLVKLSTSDRTDRINQLLDEVNLPRSYVHKRPSELSGGQRQRVAIARAVATSPKLIVADEPTSALDVSVQGQIVNLLRRLQAEHELTYLFITHNLSLVLSVADRIGVMYLGTIVEIASAEALIAGPAHPYTQMLLAANPDPHNPRSRDERSAVTVDGLDTETANVDTSIGCSFRDRCPRRQSICDTDKPPLAPINDEQRTACHFPLVASRHQPTPSALVKQDDYSY from the coding sequence ATGCCTCTACTTGATGTCTCAGGCTTCAGAGTCACGGCAGTCGGGATAGACGCGTCCGTCGACCTCGTCGACAACGTCTCGTTCAGTGTCGAGCGGGGGGAGACGCTCTGCATCGTCGGCGAGTCTGGCAGCGGCAAGACTGTGACGGCATTGTCGCTGATGCGTCTTCTGGAGTTCACCTCATCGGTCGAGCTGTCTGGCGAGGCCCGCTTTGACGGCTTTGATCTCGTCGGGGCGAGCCGACGTGAAATGTCACAGATTCGCGGCCGCAGAGTGTCGATGATCTTCCAAGAGTGCATGGAGGCGCTCAACCCGACCAAGCGTATTGGACCGCAACTCGTGGAAGCTGCTCACGGAATGCAAGAGTCCCGCGCTAGAGAGAAAGCGGCCGACCTTTTGGCCCAGGTCGGAATATCAGACCCCGAAAGCTGCCTGGGCATGTACCCACACCAGCTCTCTGGGGGCATGCAACAGCGCGCGATGATCGCGATGTCGCTTATGTGTGATCCCGAACTCTTGATCGCAGACGAACCGACGACCGCGCTTGACGTCACGATCCAGGCCGAGATCCTGACGTTGCTTTTAAATTTGCAGCGTGAGCGCAACATGGCAATCATTCTGATCACTCACGACATGGGGATTGCGGCAGAAGTCGCAGACAAGATTGCAGTGATGTACGCCGGCCGTCTGGTCGAAGAGGGCGCTTGTCAACAGATGCTGTTGGCGCCGAAGCACCCGTACACGAAAGCTTTGCTCGACTGCATTCCGCGTCCGGGTCGGGTCGGTCGAGGCGACCTGATGACGATTCCTGGATTCGTACCGTCGCCGGCCGAGCAACTCGGCGGATGCAGATACGCCGACAGGTGCGCGTTCGTAACGGAGGAGTGTACAGGGACTGAGCCCCAGCTCGCAGTTACATCTGGCGCACCAACGGGCCGGTCTGGGGCCACAAACCCCGAGACGCGTATGCGGCGAGTCGCCTGCTGGAACCCTCTTGCAATAGACAACGCAAGCATGGCGCGGTTGGCGGCCGACGTGACAAGCGAAGCCCCGGACAACCGGCGCAGAGTCGGAGAACCAACTCGACCTGGCTACCTGGCGCTCGGTAGCGTTTCCAAGGTCTACGCCGGCAACGCCCGTAGCGAGTCGATGAAGTCGAACTCCACGGCTGGTCTGAGCGCAGTCCGAGCGGTCGATGACGTCAGTTTTACCTTCAGGCGTGGTGAATTCTTCTGTTTGGTAGGCGAAAGCGGGTCCGGCAAGACAACGCTGGGCAGACTGATTTCGCGCCTCGAGCCGGTCACGACCGGTACTCTGACTCTCGACGGCGCCGACGTGACGCATTTACGTGGCCGTTCGGCGGACCGCAACTTCCGGCGTCACGTACAGGTCATATTTCAGGACCCGAACGGCTCGCTCGATCCTCGTCAAACCGTTGGCCAGGCACTGGCCGAACCGCTCAAGTCGCTCGTGAAGCTTAGTACCTCCGATCGGACAGACCGCATCAATCAACTGCTCGACGAGGTGAACCTACCTAGGTCTTACGTTCACAAGAGGCCTTCGGAGCTTTCCGGCGGGCAACGTCAGCGTGTGGCGATAGCCCGGGCGGTTGCGACCTCGCCGAAGCTGATAGTTGCGGATGAGCCGACATCGGCGTTGGACGTGTCCGTACAAGGCCAGATCGTCAACTTGCTCAGACGGCTGCAGGCCGAGCACGAACTTACATACCTATTCATTACACACAATCTGAGCCTCGTGCTCTCGGTTGCCGACAGGATTGGGGTCATGTACCTCGGCACCATCGTCGAAATCGCCTCCGCGGAGGCACTTATTGCGGGCCCAGCGCACCCATATACGCAGATGCTCCTCGCCGCGAACCCGGATCCTCACAATCCGAGATCCAGAGACGAGCGATCTGCCGTAACGGTTGACGGTCTAGATACGGAAACGGCGAACGTAGATACGTCGATCGGCTGTAGCTTTCGAGACCGATGCCCGCGCCGCCAGAGCATCTGCGACACGGATAAGCCACCACTCGCGCCGATCAACGACGAGCAACGCACGGCATGCCACTTCCCACTTGTGGCCTCCAGACACCAGCCCACGCCATCTGCGTTGGTTAAGCAAGACGACTATTCCTATTAA
- a CDS encoding ABC transporter substrate-binding protein: MQLSRLYKRRSLTIRRSAAIAVIASIAITGCNATGGSANDAPSSPVQGGAVVAALSGDPQTLDMAQNTGSLTIRVAINIFEQLFVIDKNYQPAPMLASGYEKSADGLTYTIKLRSDVKFHNGDRMTAGDVIASLKRWQLVSAVGKSVAKDVASIASTDPQAVTITLHQPRYSFIDDLAATTQPAIIVPAAVAEEAGTSPIADDKIIGTGPYKLKEYKHGQSVVLVRFDGYSSRDDTSSGLAGAKKAYIDTIEFRFVPDPAQQLNGLKSGQFQWAQSVNADEYEALKNSPNLKARVADSGLVATILINHSADSSFSDLKARQALNMAIDKKAMAQASFGPKEFWSPLSGALVFSVDKPMYSQAGKDIYETFDPKKAKKLFEAAGVTANKPIRLVTTQTYPKYYQMAVVLQSQLEKLGLKTDMQVYDFPTMISKISTDSSNWDISFSAYNGTVTSPSQVLPLAPNRPGEFHSGDLDTLKAKYQISKDPAEAKKIVDQIQQLVWEELPVISVAPNKVFDVYSTSLKDVSTFTQSIFWNCYLAA; the protein is encoded by the coding sequence ATGCAACTATCTAGGCTCTATAAGCGCCGTAGCCTTACTATCCGCAGATCCGCGGCAATTGCTGTCATCGCTTCGATCGCAATTACCGGCTGTAACGCGACTGGAGGTAGCGCAAACGACGCTCCCAGTTCACCGGTACAGGGCGGCGCCGTCGTCGCCGCGCTGTCCGGCGACCCGCAGACGCTCGATATGGCTCAGAACACCGGATCACTGACAATCCGCGTGGCGATCAACATCTTTGAGCAACTCTTCGTGATCGACAAGAACTACCAGCCAGCGCCCATGCTTGCCAGTGGGTACGAGAAGTCCGCCGACGGCTTAACATACACCATCAAACTGCGATCGGATGTGAAGTTCCACAACGGCGATCGGATGACCGCAGGGGACGTGATCGCTAGCCTGAAACGCTGGCAACTTGTCTCTGCAGTAGGAAAGTCCGTGGCCAAGGATGTCGCCTCGATAGCCTCCACCGATCCGCAGGCGGTAACAATTACCCTCCACCAGCCTCGTTACTCCTTCATTGACGACCTGGCCGCGACAACACAACCGGCGATAATTGTCCCAGCCGCCGTAGCTGAAGAGGCAGGGACGTCCCCGATCGCCGACGACAAGATAATCGGTACCGGGCCATACAAACTCAAGGAATATAAGCACGGCCAATCGGTCGTACTCGTGCGCTTCGACGGATACTCCAGTCGCGATGACACCTCAAGCGGCCTCGCCGGCGCCAAGAAGGCCTACATCGACACTATTGAGTTTCGATTTGTACCCGACCCAGCCCAACAGCTAAACGGGCTAAAGTCCGGCCAGTTTCAGTGGGCTCAATCAGTGAACGCTGACGAGTACGAGGCACTTAAGAACAGCCCGAATCTAAAAGCTCGCGTTGCCGACAGCGGCCTTGTTGCGACTATTCTGATCAATCACTCTGCGGACAGCAGTTTCAGTGATCTCAAAGCACGACAGGCACTGAATATGGCGATCGATAAGAAGGCGATGGCTCAGGCGTCGTTCGGGCCAAAGGAGTTCTGGTCACCCCTCAGCGGGGCGCTGGTCTTCTCAGTCGACAAGCCAATGTACTCCCAAGCTGGTAAGGACATTTACGAGACCTTCGACCCAAAGAAGGCGAAGAAGTTGTTCGAGGCGGCGGGCGTTACAGCAAACAAGCCCATCCGGCTCGTGACGACCCAGACATATCCGAAGTACTACCAGATGGCGGTGGTGCTCCAGTCGCAATTGGAGAAGCTCGGACTCAAAACGGACATGCAAGTTTACGATTTCCCCACGATGATCTCGAAGATCTCCACCGACTCGTCAAACTGGGACATTAGCTTCTCCGCGTATAACGGGACCGTCACCTCACCAAGTCAGGTCCTCCCACTGGCGCCCAACCGCCCCGGCGAGTTCCACTCGGGCGACCTAGACACGCTCAAGGCGAAATATCAGATATCGAAAGACCCGGCCGAGGCAAAGAAAATCGTCGACCAGATTCAGCAACTGGTGTGGGAGGAACTGCCGGTAATCAGCGTCGCCCCCAACAAGGTATTCGATGTCTACTCCACCAGCCTTAAAGACGTTTCCACATTCACGCAGAGCATCTTCTGGAACTGCTACCTGGCCGCGTAA
- a CDS encoding ABC transporter permease, which translates to MARLLIRRLRDLVIVLILVGTAMFFIIRLVPGQPATAMLGPYATQDQIDALTKAMHLDGPLILQYFGWITNAATGDLGTSITFSQPVTKVIIDHAVPTIFMAVASTIMSVALAVPLALKAAAKPRSLWARLLSPVTAFGLALPSFWLALMLVLFLGVFVEIFPVSGYVDLLSHPIEGLRYLVLPIVVLMSHQLALFVATLRESISGELLNLYLRTGRAKGVKERTLLYRHVLPNALLPTITVAGASFGHLLGGAIVLEMVFVIPGWGLTLYNGIQARDYPLILGLTLTIAVLFVIVNLIADLLYIVADPKVRVR; encoded by the coding sequence ATGGCACGTCTGCTCATACGACGCCTGCGCGACCTGGTCATTGTACTGATCTTGGTGGGCACGGCGATGTTCTTCATCATTCGGCTCGTCCCCGGGCAACCGGCGACAGCGATGCTTGGCCCCTACGCAACGCAAGACCAGATCGACGCGCTGACCAAGGCAATGCATCTCGACGGACCGCTTATCCTGCAGTACTTCGGATGGATTACCAATGCGGCGACCGGCGACCTCGGCACGTCCATCACGTTCTCACAACCGGTGACGAAGGTGATCATTGACCATGCGGTGCCGACAATTTTCATGGCCGTCGCCAGCACAATCATGAGCGTGGCGCTCGCTGTTCCGCTCGCGCTCAAAGCAGCAGCCAAGCCGCGCTCGCTCTGGGCCCGGCTACTTAGCCCGGTTACCGCCTTCGGGCTGGCCCTTCCGTCATTCTGGCTTGCGCTCATGCTGGTGCTGTTCTTAGGGGTCTTCGTCGAGATCTTCCCAGTGAGCGGATACGTCGACCTACTGAGTCATCCAATTGAAGGCTTGAGATACCTCGTGTTGCCGATCGTCGTTCTCATGTCCCATCAACTAGCACTGTTTGTAGCAACCCTTCGAGAGAGCATCTCAGGAGAACTCCTCAACCTCTATCTGCGCACCGGACGCGCGAAGGGGGTGAAGGAACGCACGCTGCTCTATAGACACGTCCTGCCAAACGCGCTACTTCCCACCATCACAGTCGCCGGTGCCAGCTTCGGCCATCTACTGGGCGGTGCAATCGTACTTGAGATGGTCTTCGTCATACCGGGCTGGGGACTGACGTTGTACAACGGAATTCAGGCACGTGACTATCCACTCATCCTCGGGCTGACTCTCACAATAGCGGTGCTGTTCGTCATCGTGAACTTGATCGCCGACCTGCTCTATATCGTCGCCGACCCTAAGGTGCGTGTGCGATGA
- a CDS encoding ABC transporter permease, with protein MSSQLALDTTALSIRDPKVGKGKFARLRLGLAALWRRDAPTIIWGAIFVLILLVSAVGPLLLQSYSAIDPSARLAGPRSAHWLGTDEYGRDILARIVYAGRTSLGIGLAITGMALVLGTFIGTLTGFYDRLSGPIMRLMDGIMAFPAIVLAIALLIVLRSGVWGEIIALGTVFTPHIARVVRSRVLSLREKGYVAAARSAAVSGPRILLTHILPNSASTILVQTVFIYASALLADSSLSFLGLGVQPPTPTWGNMVGEARAFITIAPTFIVFPGIMIVLSVMSLNLLGEGIRGLIDTRARAILDLERSRKDRLSRARKAGRRG; from the coding sequence ATGAGTAGCCAACTGGCGCTTGATACCACCGCCCTGTCAATACGCGACCCGAAAGTTGGCAAAGGGAAGTTTGCACGCCTCAGGTTGGGCCTGGCTGCCCTGTGGCGAAGGGATGCCCCAACGATCATTTGGGGCGCAATCTTCGTACTGATCTTATTGGTATCCGCGGTCGGCCCACTGCTGCTGCAGTCGTACAGCGCGATCGATCCGTCAGCGCGATTGGCCGGTCCAAGAAGTGCGCATTGGCTTGGTACAGATGAATACGGGCGCGACATTCTTGCGCGGATCGTATACGCCGGACGTACCTCGCTTGGTATCGGCTTAGCCATCACCGGTATGGCACTCGTCCTAGGAACGTTCATCGGAACACTCACCGGCTTCTACGATCGCCTTTCGGGGCCAATCATGCGGCTGATGGACGGGATCATGGCGTTTCCCGCAATCGTCCTTGCGATTGCGCTACTCATCGTCCTACGTTCGGGAGTGTGGGGAGAAATCATCGCGCTAGGCACAGTGTTTACGCCGCACATCGCGAGAGTGGTCCGCAGCAGAGTGCTCTCGTTGCGCGAGAAGGGCTACGTGGCCGCCGCGCGCTCTGCCGCGGTCAGTGGCCCGAGAATCTTACTGACGCACATCCTTCCGAATTCGGCATCAACCATATTGGTGCAAACCGTTTTCATCTATGCCTCGGCCCTGCTCGCTGACAGTTCGTTGAGCTTTCTCGGGCTAGGAGTCCAACCGCCGACGCCGACCTGGGGAAACATGGTTGGCGAGGCGCGAGCATTCATCACGATAGCGCCTACTTTCATCGTATTCCCGGGCATCATGATCGTGCTGAGCGTCATGTCCCTGAACCTCCTCGGCGAGGGCATTCGCGGTCTGATCGACACGCGCGCTCGCGCGATTCTCGACCTCGAACGCAGTCGAAAGGACCGCCTGAGCCGCGCACGTAAGGCTGGTCGGCGGGGGTGA
- a CDS encoding amidase, translated as MGSQLWSRSATELGGMIRAREVLPSEILESVLARMDEHDPTVHAFITRTDDLARVQAAAADDRAKHGDLNGPMDGIPYSIKDLVRTAGIRTTMGSKFFTDNVPDEDSAAAARLRSSGGLLLGKTNAPNAGHKDMTDNLVAETTLNPWKLDRTSGGSSGGAAAAVASGFGPFAQGGDGAGSIRIPAALCGVVGFKPSFGRVSLYPYREYWSHRTHWGSIARTVADAAMMLSVLAGPDERDAGTIDAPLDPFVRLPEADRPLAGLKVRWSPDMGYGPVETEVVEIVQHAVHLLGDLGCVVEEASPGWENPSEFHRVLWSTSMAAGFGDMADEHPDWIESTLHALIDAGRKYSAVDLRRAEAKRGALYAKSVEMFEAVDFFVSPAMPIEAWSAIPGRGQTEIAGQAFDQTLGRAYLLYPFNLTGQPSISLPCGWTKAGLPVGIQIAGGWHKDIPVLQIAEVLERTLGLGERWPDLLHPKR; from the coding sequence ATGGGTTCGCAGTTGTGGAGTCGCTCAGCGACGGAGCTGGGCGGGATGATCCGTGCACGAGAGGTATTGCCGTCGGAGATTCTGGAGTCGGTGCTGGCCCGGATGGATGAGCACGACCCAACGGTGCACGCGTTTATTACGCGGACTGATGACCTGGCGCGGGTACAGGCCGCTGCCGCTGACGATCGCGCGAAGCACGGTGACTTGAACGGCCCGATGGACGGGATACCTTATTCCATAAAGGATCTGGTCCGTACGGCGGGCATCCGCACGACGATGGGTTCAAAGTTCTTTACCGACAATGTCCCAGACGAAGACTCGGCCGCTGCGGCTCGGCTACGCAGTTCCGGAGGACTGTTGCTGGGTAAAACGAACGCACCAAATGCCGGGCACAAAGATATGACCGATAACCTCGTCGCGGAGACCACGCTGAACCCGTGGAAGCTCGATCGCACCAGTGGCGGATCCTCCGGAGGCGCAGCGGCGGCTGTCGCGTCAGGGTTCGGCCCGTTTGCGCAGGGCGGCGATGGTGCCGGTTCGATCCGGATCCCGGCAGCGTTATGTGGGGTAGTGGGATTCAAACCGTCGTTCGGACGAGTGTCTTTATATCCGTATCGGGAATACTGGTCCCACCGGACGCATTGGGGTTCGATTGCGCGGACTGTCGCCGATGCCGCGATGATGTTATCGGTGTTGGCAGGACCTGACGAGCGTGACGCGGGAACCATCGATGCTCCGCTTGATCCATTTGTTCGGTTGCCGGAGGCGGATCGCCCGCTGGCAGGGCTGAAAGTCCGGTGGAGCCCTGATATGGGGTATGGGCCCGTTGAAACTGAGGTTGTGGAGATTGTGCAGCACGCGGTCCACCTGCTTGGCGATCTCGGCTGTGTCGTCGAGGAGGCGTCGCCAGGATGGGAGAATCCGTCGGAGTTCCACCGGGTGCTGTGGTCGACCTCGATGGCGGCTGGGTTTGGAGACATGGCTGATGAACACCCTGACTGGATTGAAAGTACCCTGCATGCGCTCATCGACGCCGGCCGGAAGTACTCGGCAGTTGACCTGAGGCGAGCTGAAGCGAAGCGGGGTGCGTTATATGCAAAGTCGGTCGAGATGTTCGAAGCAGTTGACTTCTTCGTTAGTCCCGCGATGCCGATCGAGGCGTGGTCAGCGATCCCGGGTCGTGGCCAGACCGAAATCGCCGGACAAGCATTCGACCAGACACTTGGACGTGCATACTTGCTGTACCCGTTCAATCTGACGGGGCAGCCGTCGATCTCGCTTCCGTGCGGGTGGACGAAGGCGGGTCTTCCGGTGGGAATCCAGATCGCAGGCGGATGGCATAAGGACATCCCGGTGCTGCAGATCGCTGAAGTACTAGAACGAACATTGGGCCTCGGTGAGCGGTGGCCAGACCTCCTCCACCCGAAACGGTGA
- a CDS encoding amidase, with protein sequence MTATDICFWPATEIARCIRTKELTAREVMEAHYDQIERYNPTVNAIVSLLDRDEALGLADDADHQLNSGGTIGPLHGLPIAHKDLHETRGMRTTFGSPLYRDYVPDFDCLVVERLRAAGGITIGKTNVPEFGAGSHTFNPVFGTTRNPFDVTKSAGGSSGGAGAALASGMLPIADGGDSGGSLRNPGNFNNVVGFRPSPGRVPSWPSKDAWAGLTVKGPMARTVGDVALMLSVMAGPDHRAPISISSAPPDYRGRLERDFRGVRIAWSSDLGGLPVEPQVTAAIESQLTAFESVGCIIEEATPNFDGADEAYEILRSASFALSGRERLRNHRELLKETVIWNIEDGLKRTAEEVAWAHETRTLTYHRVRQFLSGYEFFLCPVNQVAPFDAKLEYPRSIGEIEMDNYVAWMRSASRITLTGLPAISVPCSFTPQGLPVGIQIVGRWQSDLSVLQLAHAFEQCTQRWKRRPSMCESIDR encoded by the coding sequence ATGACAGCGACAGATATCTGCTTTTGGCCTGCGACCGAGATCGCTCGCTGTATCCGAACCAAGGAACTGACAGCACGCGAGGTGATGGAAGCGCACTACGATCAGATCGAGCGGTACAACCCTACTGTGAATGCGATTGTTAGTCTGCTTGACCGCGATGAGGCACTCGGACTGGCTGATGACGCAGACCATCAGCTCAACTCTGGGGGCACGATTGGTCCACTTCACGGGCTCCCCATCGCGCATAAGGATCTACATGAGACGCGCGGTATGCGGACTACCTTCGGATCACCTCTGTATCGGGATTATGTCCCGGACTTTGACTGCCTAGTAGTGGAACGGCTCCGAGCGGCCGGCGGCATAACAATTGGCAAGACCAACGTACCCGAATTCGGCGCGGGATCCCACACCTTCAACCCAGTATTTGGCACAACGCGGAATCCTTTTGACGTCACCAAGTCTGCTGGGGGGAGCAGTGGCGGCGCAGGCGCCGCCCTCGCAAGTGGAATGCTGCCCATAGCCGACGGCGGCGACAGTGGTGGTTCGTTGCGAAATCCTGGCAACTTCAATAATGTCGTCGGATTTCGGCCATCGCCCGGGCGCGTTCCTAGCTGGCCTAGCAAAGATGCTTGGGCGGGTCTAACTGTGAAGGGTCCGATGGCTCGCACGGTAGGAGACGTGGCACTCATGCTTAGCGTAATGGCAGGGCCGGATCATCGAGCCCCGATCTCGATCAGTTCAGCGCCACCGGATTACCGTGGCCGCCTAGAACGTGATTTCCGTGGGGTTCGTATCGCGTGGTCATCAGATCTGGGCGGGCTACCAGTAGAACCTCAGGTCACGGCTGCCATCGAGAGCCAACTGACGGCGTTCGAGTCCGTGGGTTGCATTATCGAGGAGGCGACACCGAATTTCGACGGCGCCGATGAGGCTTATGAAATCCTGCGCAGCGCGAGTTTCGCTCTCTCTGGCCGTGAGCGGCTACGCAATCACCGTGAACTCCTGAAGGAGACAGTGATTTGGAATATTGAGGATGGACTCAAACGCACTGCAGAAGAAGTTGCTTGGGCGCACGAGACTCGTACCTTGACGTATCACCGAGTACGCCAATTCCTTAGTGGTTATGAGTTCTTCCTATGTCCAGTTAATCAGGTTGCGCCGTTCGATGCGAAGCTGGAATATCCGCGTTCTATCGGTGAGATCGAAATGGACAACTACGTGGCTTGGATGCGCTCAGCGTCGCGGATCACGCTAACTGGCCTGCCGGCCATATCTGTTCCATGCTCCTTTACGCCGCAGGGTTTGCCGGTCGGGATTCAAATCGTTGGACGATGGCAGTCCGACCTTAGCGTACTTCAGCTGGCACACGCGTTCGAACAATGTACGCAACGGTGGAAACGTCGCCCCTCAATGTGCGAATCGATCGATCGCTGA